One Methanobacterium sp. genomic window, TTAAATCTTTCGTTTTAGAATTGAATCACAAATTATTTTTATACTAGTAATAGATTTTAAATCGGTGATAAACTATGAAGTTTGGTATTGAATTTGTCCCAAATGAACCTATAGATAAGATTGTGAATCTTGTCAAACTAGCAGAAGATGTCGGTTTTGAATACGCATGGATCACCGACCACTACAACAATAAAAACGTATACGAAACCCTGGCAATGATTGCTGCCGGAACCGAGACCATTAAAATGGGTCCTGGTGTAACCAACCCCTATGTGCGAAGCCCAGCAATAACTGCTTCCGCAATAACTACTCTAGATGAACTATCCAATGGAAGAGCAACCCTAGGTATTGGCCCCGGTGACAAAGCTACCTTTGATTCCCTTGGAATCCCATGGACAAAACCAGTTAGCGCCATCAAAGACGCCATCGCCATGATGACTGTCCTAATGACCGGTGGAAAAACCGAAACTGGTGCACAATTAGGTGGAACTAAAGCTGTCCAAGAAAAAATCCCTATCTACATGGGAGCCCAAGGACCAATGATGCTGAAAACCGCAGGAGGATTCTCAGACGGTGCACTAATTAACGCATCAAATCCAAAAGACTTTGAAGCTGCTGTTCCCCTCATAAAAGAAGGAGCAGAAGCCGAAGGTAAATCCATGGCAAACGTTGATGTTGCAGCTTACACTTGCTGTTCCATAGACGACGACGCTGGAAAAGCATTAGGTGCCGCAAAAATAGTGGTTGCTTTCATTGCAGCCGGATCCCCACCACCAGTGCTGGAAAGACACGGACTAGCTCCTGACACTGGCGCTAAAATCGGTGAAATGATTGGTAAAGGTGACTTTGGTGGAGCAATAGGCGCAGTAGACGATGCTTTAATGGAAGCTTTCTCTGTAGTAGGAACCCCATCAGATTTCGTGCCTAAGATTGAAGCTTTAGGTGAAATGGGAGTGACTCAATACGTCGCAGGTTCCCCACTAGGACCAGACAAAGAAAAATCCATTAAACTATTAGGAGAAGTTATAGACAGCTTCTAATAACACTCCTCTTCTTTTTTTTTATTTTTCTAAAAATCAGCATGGCTTTAATTCTAATTTTTGAACTATTTTAATAAAATTCAATAAATTTTATTCCTTATACTATACTTACGACATAACCCCAAAAACCGTTGGTAAAGTTGTTTTTGATATTTGTGTGAAGGAGCAGAAGATTTTCCAAAAATCGCCCTGGTTTTTGGGACCAGTTCTGGGAAATGTTCCTCTAAAACTTCATAGTAACGGGTTTTACAATCATACGGTCCATCACCATAAAGAGTCAACCCACTGGCTAATACAAAATCTGCACCATTTTCTTTGACATCTTTAAACATTTTATCCAAATGTTCTTCAGAATCAGATAAAAATGGTAAAAGTGGCATGAAGATCGCCCCCACAGTAAAACCAGCATCTTTACATTTTTTAATGGTGTCCAACCTTTTTTTTAAAGAAGGAACTCCGGGTTCAAATATTCTGGCCAATTTTTCATCAGTTGTGGAAAAAGAAAAGGAAAGTACCACTCCAGTATCCATTTTTCCTTCAAGTTCTTTGGGTATTATTGCCTTTTCACCTATTTTCTTTAAAAGGTCCAGATCCCTCAATATAAGTGGAGAACGGGTCAGAATGTTAATCGGAAATTTGAATCTTAAAATAATCATTAATAGTTCCCGGGTAATTTTTAAATCTTTTTCCACAGGAAGATATGGATCGGTAGCTGATCCCAAGACTATGAAACCATACTCCCTTTTTCTTGCCCTTGTTTTTAGTTGTCTGACCAGTACTTCCGGGGCATTTATCTTGGCAGCCAGACTTGGAACTTGGTGTTCACCATACTTACTTCCTCTGGTGTAACAGTAAACGCAATTGAAAGAACAATTGGAATATGGATTTATAGAGTAACTTGATAAAAACCAATCATCAACAAATTTCTGTTTATTTAACACTGATTGAACTTGAATTTTTCTTACCAGTTCTCTCACCTAAAATAATAGGGGCATCTCACAAGAATTTCTGCTACAATTAATATATTAATTAGGATTCTATAACTTTAACCACATGAACACAACACAACCCCTTGGTAACTTGCTTCCTGAAATACGAAGAAAAGCCCTTAAAAGAGTAGATAAAAGACCCCCACACGAACTGGCAGCCAGTTGGTCAGGAGATGATCTTCTATATTCCGGACCTGGCAAGTCTATTTTCATAGTTCTGCCCACACCAGGATGTGCATGGGCATTAGCAGGTTTGGGAGGTTGTAGTATGTGCAGTTACATCGCGGATTCTCCTCTCCAAAAGGTTTCTTCCCAAGAATTGGTGAAAATCTTCAAAGAACATTTCCAAAGGCAAATGCAAAAACAGGACATTCATGTGCCTACTTCAATTAAGATTTTCGTGTCTGGCAGCTTCTTAAACACGGAAGAAATACCTAAAAATGCCCAAAAAGAGATTTTAAAAATTATTAATGAATACGAAGATGTTGAAGAAGTTGTAGTTGAATCTAGACCGGAATATGTTAATGAAGATGTGCTGAGGGATTGCTGTTCTATGATTCCGGGTAAAATATTAGAAGTGGCCATTGGACTGGAAAGTGCAGATGATGAAATTAGGATCAACAAAATAAACAAAGGTTTTGCTCGGAAAGATTTTGAAAAAGCCATGGAAGTTATAAATCAGTTGAAATCTGATTTTGATGTGCGTGTTAAGGCTTATTTACTTGTTAAACCTATTTTAACGTCTGAAAAAGATGCAATTGATGATGCTGTGAAATCAGCCCAGTACGCTGAAAGAGCAGGAGTAGGTAGGGTGTCTTTCTGCCCCTCCACCATTCATAAAGGAACTCTGATGGAAATTTTATGGAGACGTGGTGCATATCAGCCCCCATGGATATGGAGTACACTAGAAATTATCCGCAAAGTTAAAAACACTGTTAAAATACCTGTAATAATGGATACTGCTGGTTTCGGAACCAGGAGAGGACCATTCAATTGTAAAAAATGTAATTCAAAATTAAAAGATGCAATAATTAAATCTAATATTAATCAAACCATTCCCGAAGAATTTGAATGTGAATGTAAGGTTAAATGGAAAGCAGATCTTGAATTTTCTGATGTGACCAGGTCAACCACTAACCTTCTAAAAAATCGTTAATTTTAAAAAAAAATGTTATTAAAAGAATTTAATGGTGAAATAATGCCCCAATGTAGTGAATGCAAATTTTATAAACCAATTGATGAGGAGAAAGGAAACTGTTTTGGGCAGGAAATCCCAGGAAATATGGATGTTAATAAATGTCCAGTTAACGCTTTCAGACAAAAATGATGTTCTTGCAGACTTGAAAAAATGCTAAACTAAAAAATATGCCAAATTGGAGATATTTATGATTATGAAAAAATGGCAAATTTTTGGAATAATTGTTTTTATAATTATGCTGGCTTTATTCATTTTATTGGTTGTGCCGATTACCAAAGACACTGGAGATAAAATAAATATATTGTTATTAGGTGTTGATGCTCGAGATTTGGAACATCCGGGTAATACTGATTCTATCTCCATTATTTCTATTGATAAAAGTACTAAAAAACTATCTCTACTATCAATTCCTCGTGATACCCGTGTGAAAATTCATGGAAGAGGGCTTGACAAAATTAACTCTGCTTATCCCTATGGAGGGTTAAACGTGACCATAAATACTGTAGAGGAATTTTTAGGTATTGAAATAGATTATTATCTTTTGGTGAATTTTCAAGAATTCAAAAACATAGTGGATACTATAGGTGGAATATATATTGATATTGATGAAAATGAATCTGCAAAAATTAGCCAACTCAACGGGGCGAAGGGTTTAACTAAATTAAATGGAGACCAAACTTTAGCTTATGCTAGATTCAGGTTTGACTCACAAGGAGATGTTGGAAGAGTTATAAGGCACCAAAAAATAATCAAAGCAATAATAGATGAATTTTTAAAACCAAACAACCTTGCCAAAGCACCGTCGGTTCTTAATCAATTAAATAGTAATGTGCATACCAATATTCCCCTTCTTGAAATAACAGTTTTAGAAAAGTTTTTTTCAGGTTTTAACCTAGATAATAGTAAAACTGCTATTATTTCAGGAAATTGGACAACCATTGATGGCATTGTTTACATGATTCCTAATAACCAAACTAAAGAACAAATGATAACTGAATTAGAATTAAGAGATTAGATTTGTGTACTTAGATTGATTGGAAATCAACCCTATTCAAATGGAACCAGTTAATATGTTGATTAATTTGATATACATAATCCTAATTGAGTGATAGGGATTGCTTTTGTTTTTTTAAATATATTTCAGGAAATAAATGAAATTAAATTTGGATAAGTCCAGAATAATATAATTTACCCGAATTTCAATTTTTCTTTCTTTCGCAACTAAAACATAACTGAGTGTCACGATTTGTTTTGAAAATTTTCCCACACTTTTTACATGTAACTTGCTTGATCAGGGGTTTCTTTCTAACATAGTGTTTAAACAGTTTAAGGGGAGTTGTACAAGCATCAGCATGTATTCCTGCTTTTGCTTTCCTGTTTAAAGCTTCTTCAGCATATTTTCTTTCCAGTGCTTCTTCATCATCCCTTGCCATGTTAAATCCATCCAATAATATTAATGTATCTCATCCAGTAGTTTAACATTTGGGCCTTTTTCACGTTTTTGCTATCATCACAATTCTGGTATGAAG contains:
- the mer gene encoding 5,10-methylenetetrahydromethanopterin reductase, which codes for MKFGIEFVPNEPIDKIVNLVKLAEDVGFEYAWITDHYNNKNVYETLAMIAAGTETIKMGPGVTNPYVRSPAITASAITTLDELSNGRATLGIGPGDKATFDSLGIPWTKPVSAIKDAIAMMTVLMTGGKTETGAQLGGTKAVQEKIPIYMGAQGPMMLKTAGGFSDGALINASNPKDFEAAVPLIKEGAEAEGKSMANVDVAAYTCCSIDDDAGKALGAAKIVVAFIAAGSPPPVLERHGLAPDTGAKIGEMIGKGDFGGAIGAVDDALMEAFSVVGTPSDFVPKIEALGEMGVTQYVAGSPLGPDKEKSIKLLGEVIDSF
- a CDS encoding radical SAM protein, with the protein product MRELVRKIQVQSVLNKQKFVDDWFLSSYSINPYSNCSFNCVYCYTRGSKYGEHQVPSLAAKINAPEVLVRQLKTRARKREYGFIVLGSATDPYLPVEKDLKITRELLMIILRFKFPINILTRSPLILRDLDLLKKIGEKAIIPKELEGKMDTGVVLSFSFSTTDEKLARIFEPGVPSLKKRLDTIKKCKDAGFTVGAIFMPLLPFLSDSEEHLDKMFKDVKENGADFVLASGLTLYGDGPYDCKTRYYEVLEEHFPELVPKTRAIFGKSSAPSHKYQKQLYQRFLGLCRKYSIRNKIY
- a CDS encoding archaeosine biosynthesis radical SAM protein RaSEA, which encodes MNTTQPLGNLLPEIRRKALKRVDKRPPHELAASWSGDDLLYSGPGKSIFIVLPTPGCAWALAGLGGCSMCSYIADSPLQKVSSQELVKIFKEHFQRQMQKQDIHVPTSIKIFVSGSFLNTEEIPKNAQKEILKIINEYEDVEEVVVESRPEYVNEDVLRDCCSMIPGKILEVAIGLESADDEIRINKINKGFARKDFEKAMEVINQLKSDFDVRVKAYLLVKPILTSEKDAIDDAVKSAQYAERAGVGRVSFCPSTIHKGTLMEILWRRGAYQPPWIWSTLEIIRKVKNTVKIPVIMDTAGFGTRRGPFNCKKCNSKLKDAIIKSNINQTIPEEFECECKVKWKADLEFSDVTRSTTNLLKNR
- a CDS encoding LCP family protein; the protein is MIMKKWQIFGIIVFIIMLALFILLVVPITKDTGDKINILLLGVDARDLEHPGNTDSISIISIDKSTKKLSLLSIPRDTRVKIHGRGLDKINSAYPYGGLNVTINTVEEFLGIEIDYYLLVNFQEFKNIVDTIGGIYIDIDENESAKISQLNGAKGLTKLNGDQTLAYARFRFDSQGDVGRVIRHQKIIKAIIDEFLKPNNLAKAPSVLNQLNSNVHTNIPLLEITVLEKFFSGFNLDNSKTAIISGNWTTIDGIVYMIPNNQTKEQMITELELRD